One Aquarana catesbeiana isolate 2022-GZ linkage group LG11, ASM4218655v1, whole genome shotgun sequence genomic window carries:
- the LOC141112141 gene encoding flap endonuclease 1-like, which produces MLQNEEGETTSHLMGMFYRTIRMVENGIKPVNVFDGKPPQLKSGELAKHTERRAEAEKQLEAAQEAGEVENIEKFNKRLVKVTKQHNEECKKLLSLMGIPYVDAPCEAEATCAALVKAGKVYAAATEDMDALTFGTPLLLRHLMASEAKKLPIQEFHLSRALEDIGITQEQFIDLCVLLGCDYCETIRGIGPKRAIELIRQHRSIKEVLDNIDLKKYPVPENWLYKEARQLFLEPEVVDLNDIELKWQDPDDEGLVAFMCGEKQFNEDRIRNGAKKLAKNRHGSTQGRLDDFFKVTGSISSTKRKEIDVKGSAKKKAKTTGTPSGKFKKGK; this is translated from the coding sequence ATGCTTCAGAATGAGGAAGGTGAAACCACCAGCCACCTGATGGGCATGTTCTATCGTACAATTCGCATGGTTGAGAACGGCATCAAGCCAGTGAATGTGTTTGATGGAAAGCCTCCTCAGCTGAAGTCAGGTGAGCTGGCCAAACATACTGAAAGGAGGGCAGAGGCTGAGAAGCAACTTGAAGCTGCCCAAGAGGCAGGAGAGGTGGAGAACATTGAAAAGTTCAACAAGAGACTTGTAAAGGTCACAAAGCAACATAATGAGGAATGCAAGAAACTGCTAAGCCTAATGGGTATTCCATATGTGGACGCACCATGTGAGGCAGAAGCTACCTGTGCTGCTTTGGTGAAAGCTGGAAAGGTGTATGCAGCTGCGACTGAAGATATGGATGCATTGACCTTTGGTACTCCACTGTTGCTCCGTCATCTCATGGCTAGTGAGGCCAAAAAGTTGCCTATTCAGGAATTTCACCTCAGTCGTGCCCTAGAGGATATAGGAATCACACAAGAGCAGTTTATAGATCTTTGTGTATTGCTAGGCTGTGATTACTGTGAGACCATCAGAGGCATTGGCCCAAAGAGAGCGATAGAACTGATAAGACAGCACAGGAGCATCAAAGAGGTCCTAGATAACATAGACCTGAAGAAGTACCCTGTTCCAGAAAACTGGTTATACAAAGAAGCTCGTCAGCTTTTTTTAGAGCCTGAGGTGGTTGACCTAAATGATATAGAGCTGAAGTGGCAGGACCCAGATGACGAAGGCCTTGTGGCCTTTATGTGCGGTGAAAAGCAGTTCAACGAGGACCGGATCCGTAATGGTGCCAAGAAGCTGGCTAAGAACCGCCATGGTAGTACTCAAGGCCGACTAGATGACTTCTTCAAGGTGACTGGTTCCATCAGCTCCACCAAAAGGAAAGAGATTGATGTTAAAGGCTCAGCCAAAAAGAAGGCAAAAACCACGGGCACCCCATCAGGgaaatttaagaaaggcaaataa